A stretch of the Corynebacterium maris DSM 45190 genome encodes the following:
- a CDS encoding amino acid ABC transporter permease has protein sequence MTVRATVLYDAPGPVGRRTNTLLSLVALIVLLAALGWVGWTLHSRGQLDAVKWEPFLQPQTWTTYLLPGLWGTLTAAFASILLAIVAGVLLGLGRLSESRPLSWLCGVIVEFFRAIPVLLLMIFTYQLFAVYGIVPPQQLAFAAVVVSLTLYNGSVIAEVLRAGIKSLPKGQTEAARALGLSHRQTMWKVLLPQATAAMLPALISQMVIALKDSALGYQIGYVEIVRSGVQASSVYQNYLASLIVVAIIMILLNWGLTALAERVERQLRAGRARRNIFAHVPEQPDQGIDTKDNANVDWRAPGYREIRNPAE, from the coding sequence ATGACCGTGCGCGCCACCGTCCTCTACGACGCCCCCGGCCCCGTCGGCCGACGCACCAACACCCTGCTGTCGCTCGTTGCGCTGATCGTCCTGCTCGCGGCCCTGGGCTGGGTCGGCTGGACCCTTCATTCCCGGGGGCAGCTCGACGCGGTGAAGTGGGAGCCGTTTCTGCAGCCGCAGACTTGGACCACCTACCTGCTCCCGGGACTGTGGGGCACGCTGACGGCCGCGTTCGCCTCCATCCTGCTGGCCATCGTCGCCGGCGTGTTGCTGGGGCTCGGCAGGCTCTCGGAATCACGCCCGCTCAGCTGGTTGTGCGGCGTCATCGTCGAATTCTTCCGCGCCATCCCCGTGCTGCTGCTGATGATTTTCACCTACCAGCTCTTCGCCGTCTATGGGATTGTGCCGCCGCAGCAACTCGCCTTCGCGGCCGTGGTGGTGTCGCTGACCCTGTACAACGGCTCCGTCATCGCTGAAGTGCTCCGTGCCGGCATCAAATCGCTGCCCAAAGGACAGACGGAGGCCGCGCGGGCGTTGGGGCTGTCGCACCGCCAGACCATGTGGAAAGTGCTCCTGCCGCAGGCGACCGCCGCGATGCTGCCGGCGCTGATCTCCCAGATGGTCATCGCCTTGAAGGATTCCGCCCTCGGCTACCAGATCGGGTACGTGGAGATCGTGCGCTCCGGCGTCCAGGCCTCCTCGGTCTACCAGAACTACCTCGCCTCACTGATCGTCGTGGCCATCATCATGATCTTGCTCAACTGGGGGTTGACCGCCCTGGCGGAACGGGTGGAACGCCAGCTCCGGGCCGGTCGCGCCCGGCGGAACATCTTCGCCCACGTGCCCGAACAACCCGATCAGGGCATCGACACCAAAGACAACGCCAACGTCGACTGGCGCGCACCCGGCTACCGGGAGATCCGCAACCCGGCCGAATGA
- a CDS encoding glycine betaine ABC transporter substrate-binding protein, which translates to MSIFRKVTGLLAAGTLALGLTACAESEENASGDLGTITLGYLPSWTDGLSTAHLLDDQLTEMGYSVEHQTLSDAAALYTGMANGDVDIYPSAWPEVTHIEYWEEYSEGLEDLGSYYEGAALNISVPEYMEDINSVADLEGQGDRFDNTIYGIEPGAGLTRATQDDVLLGYGLDDEYNLVTSSTPAMLSELQSAVDNEEDILVTLWTPFWANNTFPVKALEDPEGHFGEAEALHFLARAGFAEEHPELAEWIGEIEMTDEEYNDLEDLVVNEYDDGEESEAIQAWLEQYPDLMPEQPEISEE; encoded by the coding sequence ATGTCTATCTTCCGTAAAGTCACCGGCCTACTGGCCGCTGGAACTCTGGCACTGGGCCTGACCGCCTGCGCGGAGTCCGAAGAGAACGCTTCCGGAGACCTGGGCACCATCACGCTCGGATACCTGCCGTCATGGACGGACGGGCTGTCCACCGCCCATCTGCTTGATGACCAGCTCACCGAGATGGGCTACTCCGTCGAGCATCAGACGCTGTCAGATGCGGCGGCCTTGTACACCGGAATGGCCAATGGCGACGTCGATATCTACCCGTCGGCCTGGCCGGAGGTCACCCACATCGAGTACTGGGAAGAGTACTCTGAGGGACTCGAGGATCTGGGGTCTTACTACGAGGGCGCTGCACTCAATATTTCCGTTCCGGAATACATGGAAGACATCAACTCGGTGGCGGATCTGGAAGGCCAGGGCGACCGCTTCGACAACACCATTTACGGCATTGAGCCGGGAGCTGGACTCACCCGCGCCACCCAGGATGACGTCCTGCTGGGCTATGGTCTTGACGACGAATACAACCTGGTGACCTCCTCGACCCCGGCGATGCTCTCCGAGCTGCAGAGCGCCGTGGACAACGAAGAGGACATTCTGGTCACTCTGTGGACCCCTTTCTGGGCGAACAACACCTTCCCGGTCAAGGCTCTCGAGGATCCGGAGGGGCACTTCGGTGAGGCAGAAGCCCTGCACTTCCTGGCGCGCGCCGGGTTTGCGGAGGAGCACCCGGAGTTGGCTGAGTGGATCGGCGAGATCGAGATGACCGACGAGGAGTACAACGACCTCGAGGACCTCGTGGTCAACGAATATGACGACGGTGAGGAGTCGGAGGCTATCCAGGCTTGGCTCGAGCAGTACCCGGACCTGATGCCGGAGCAGCCGGAGATTTCCGAGGAGTAA